A single Pseudomonas sp. MM223 DNA region contains:
- the decR_5 gene encoding DNA-binding transcriptional activator DecR (*Name decR_5), translated as MHSELDAYDRRILELLQEDASLSSAQIAERVGLSQSPCWRRIQRLKEEGVIRGQVTLLDRKKVGLNTQIFAEVKLNAHGRSNFTEFTEAIRGFPEVLECYVLMGAVDFLLRIVTSDIEAYERFFFEKLSNVPGIQEVNSIVALSEIKSTTSLPLSK; from the coding sequence ATGCACAGCGAGCTGGACGCCTACGACCGCCGTATTCTCGAACTGCTGCAAGAGGACGCTTCGCTGTCCAGCGCGCAGATCGCCGAGCGCGTGGGGCTGTCGCAATCGCCGTGCTGGCGGCGCATACAGCGCTTGAAGGAAGAGGGCGTGATTCGCGGGCAAGTGACTTTGCTGGACCGCAAGAAGGTTGGCTTGAACACGCAGATTTTCGCCGAGGTGAAACTCAATGCGCACGGGCGCTCCAACTTTACCGAGTTCACCGAGGCGATCCGCGGGTTTCCGGAGGTGCTGGAGTGTTATGTGCTGATGGGGGCGGTGGACTTTCTGCTGCGCATCGTCACATCGGACATCGAGGCTTATGAGCGCTTCTTCTTCGAAAAGTTGTCGAACGTGCCGGGGATTCAGGAAGTGAATTCGATTGTGGCGCTGTCGGAGATCAAATCGACCACCAGCCTGCCACTTTCAAAGTAA